Genomic DNA from Pseudorasbora parva isolate DD20220531a chromosome 17, ASM2467924v1, whole genome shotgun sequence:
TAAACTAGTCAAGTCCCAAATAAAATGTACGCATCTTGGTTTGAatgttctgtttttcttttatccTTGTCCATCAGCGCACTTTGCAAGTTTGTAATCCTCTCTAAAAAAACAGTAATCCTACTTGCTTTCTACAGGCAACTATAATTCCATGTCATTTGTGCTTTTACTCCCAGTGCTGCTTTTACCATCTGAAAACAGACTTTCCTCATCACAGTACTTTTGTCTAATGTGATTTAGAAAAGAAAGAGTGTGATAAAATTGACCAATGTTAAAAAGCATTCACCTTGAATGCGTTTgtgtctttatatatatatttagaaaagcCAGAGAGCAAACACATAATTTATCTTATAAATCTTAATGTGATCACCAAATCTGAATTAGTTAAGCCCCAAAAGAACAAGCATGTGCTAAAATAACCAAACCACCGCTGCACATGGTTACTAGTTTCTGAAATATTTGAGTTAACTGTCATAAATTAACATGTGCTAGCTTTTCAAAtctgtattttaaataaacagaaaaaatatttaggtcACCAACTCCAACATCAGCCCATGTGATGAAATGTGGCATTAAAGGAAATCATATTTTTTCTCAAATCCTATATaacacagaagaaaaaaacaacaaacagaAGGCTATAGGATAACATTCAGCAGTTTCATATCATAGGACCacttcaaaaaaacaaaaaaacaagctaTGCTTAATACGTCTCCAAATGAAACACcacacatttaaaatggaatatccatttatttacaaaaaggTTAAATATAAACAGAGATAAGagattattttatatgtaatactGAACTGCATGAAGCCTGACAATGTACATTAAAGTGATGAAACATTGCACAACATGATAATGTAACTGGTTTTCCTCACAAAAGGATTGGAAAATAATTGTATAATATTGGATTTGTTTGTGGTTTATCAGTCAAACGCATTCATCAAATAAACCAGCAAATTAATCTATAGAATAGGGATTTGTAAATGTTCAAAATATATTGTATTAGATTTAAAATTCAGTTTATTCGCTGGACTCAGCAAcaatttggttaaaaaaaaaaacatttttcacatCACAGACATATTTCATTTTTCATGCCAGTTAtccacagttaaaaaaaaagcttttagtTTAATTTCTGAATGAAAAGCATCCACAGATGTAGAAATGTCCGAGAAGCATTAAGTAAATGTGAATCAATTCTTTCCCATCCAGAAGAGGGCAGTGCAGAGTGTCATAGCATCCTGATTAGCAGGGTGTTAGTCTTGGCAAGTGACACTTTTCCCAATTTCCACGGTTCAACCTGCAATCCCAGCTGAACTCTGCATGCATTCGGTATGTAGCAGTTGTCCTGCTGAGATTGTGTCCTTGCTCAAATCTTGCCTGAAATCTTCTTTTTCAGAAGAAACAGGACAGAGAATTTGCAGAGGGACACGTCTTATCTATACAGAACATGTATTCCTACACCATAATCAGTATCGGTTTGCCATCTTTTTCTGCTCCAGTctaagtttgagctcagaaacCAGTGCCGTGTTGACAGGATTGTCTTTACCCCTTTGAGATCTCCTCTTTGTCTTGGATGCCACCGAGGCGGATACCGTAGGTACTGTCCACTCGCGGTCACTGTATCTATAGTGACTTGGCAACGGCGGGGGCATGAGGGGGGCGTTAGGAGGCGCCGGAGGTGCTCGATGATGAGAACACACTTTGATGTTATTGTTACAGTTGAGATTGTCTGAGGTAGGGATCTCCCGCTCCTCTGTGAACGGTTGCTGGAAGTCATCTCGTCTCCGGGGTTTACGCCTCCTGCGTATGAtgcgacgggagggtaggatCTTGTTGGACTTGACGTTTCTCATGAATATAATAGTAGAGATCAAGACCGTCACAAAAACCATGATCAAAATGACACCACTGATCAAGCCTAGGAAATACATGGGGTTTTCCCTACTTTTCAATAAAAAGGACGTCAAAGGTCCCCTGAGTTGAGTCTGTAAAAGAGCACAAAAAGAAATCAAGTCCATAGGACTCAAAGATGATATACTGTAGGCTTCTCTGTGTTTGGCCAGAGACACATGGTAAAAGTGAGGCAGATAAACAATTCCCAAAGATGCCAGTAGCAGTCAACAAAGCATTCTTGTGCGAAATAGTACTATACTACTCTGAATAAATACAGCGTGACTGCATGGCATCTTGACAGCTGAGAACAGATTGAAAGCAATTGATTTggtgtttatttaaattaatttgacaGAAAATTATTAGTTTAGAAATTAGAAAATTAGTTGAAGTCTGGTTGCAGCAGTAAGACAAGATCAGAAGGGTTGAATGGGGCACCCAGAATTAAGACCATGCAGCCTCATTGTCATAATCTCAACGTACACTGAATGGAGAAACGGGCGATTGTTTGAAGCCAGATAAGCAtagaatcatttttattttgaaaattatGCATTTTAACGGTGCTCGTGTACTCTTTTACAGACATTTACCTGCctttaaacaacaataaaatcattgaagaaaaaaaaaaaagaaaaaggtggGGGGTGGGCAAGTATTGGTGTCGGTGTCAAAGTGTCTCATGGTCAGGGCCTCCTAACAATCTTTCTGATCTTGCCCCTTGGCTGGACCCGGGactttctcacagatttccagAAAATTATGGTGGATATGAAAATGGTCAGACAGATGGCGAGGACTACAATGCTCAAACAAATGCTGAAAACAGTCCAGGGCCGAGTTCTCAGACTCAAGAAGTAAGAAATCAATCTGGATTTGATCTGTAAAGCACACAATAACAAAAACTTATACTAGGTTTGATATGAGGTTTTCTTACAAAACAGATAAAATAGTGAGAGTGGAGATTAAATATTTGTGCATGATTCAGTCTTTTCTAGCATGCATTgaagaaatgtatattttaaattctGGCTTACATGTGCAATAACGTGACTGCCAAAATGCATAAATGACAATCAAAGGGTTGTTTTGAATGGCAATACTAAAAATCTTGCTTTCACTTCCCTGCAAGCaattttgtgtttaaaatgatgtctaTAGCTGTCCAAACACAGCCCTGATGTCTGTCAGTGAAAACTTATTAGATGTCTAACCATAGCCCAAATAAATGAAACCAAACCTTGTAAATAgctgttgactttgcttacatgatggaatatcatacatctcaatggcaaaaatGATATGTAACcaaatttaaatttattttggtAAGAACTTCTATGAGTAACCCACTTCTAGCCTAGCTGGACTATGTCAGGActatagttaaagggttagtttagaaaattctgaccctcatgtcgttcgagaCCCATAAGAAtattgttcatcttcggaacacaataaagatattgttgaaatctgatggctcagaaaggcctccattgacacaaatgtcatttcctctctcaagaccctttatggcactaaagacgtcattaaaaagtccatcttactacagtggttctacaattaTTTAATGAAGGCaaagaaaatagtttttgtgtgcaaaaaaaactaaataacgacctATATAGtaatgggctgatttcaaaacaaagcttcgaacccatgatttggatcgcatgtcaaaccattgaaatcacgtgactttggcgatccgaatcatgaatcaatacactgattcataatgtcTTTAgagccttttatgggtcttatgggtgtcgaacgacatgagggtgagtaattaatgacagattttcatttttgggggaactaacccttaagaTGGTGAAATTACTTTTCTATTTATTGCTGGGTTAATAAATGAATAGGATTCTCAGTAAAGAAAGGCACTAATACAGAACCACTTACTGCTTCTGTGATGTCAATCTTTATCACTGTGGTGGTGCTGAAGGATGGTGAACCTCTGTCTTTGGCCTGAACAACCACAGACCAGGTACAGTCTTTCTGATTGGTGATATTCTGGACTATGTCCATGGACTTGATGTACGGCTTCAGCTTTATTTCTCCTGTGTCCGCATCAATGTCAAATATGTTGTCGGGGTCTGCTTTCATAATGGAGTATTCAATGACATTGTTCGGCTCTTCTGCATCTTCATCAGTCGCCTACAATCATCAAGCACAGTCAACTGACAATTACACAAGTGCTCTAATAGAAGAACAACATTTCAAAGAGTCTTTAAAATCGCTGCTAACCTCTATTTTCACTGGTGCACCAATCACCATGGTTTTCTCTAGGGAGTTTTCATTAAACGCTGGCGAGTGGTCATTGAGGTCTAGAATGGTGACGAAGACTTCTGCAAGGCTGTATTTTCCTTCAGTGTCTTCGGCCTTCACATAGAAGTTATACTTGGATTTGACCTCGGCATCCAGACTGGCCCAGGGCTGAGTATAGATGATTCCAGAATCAGCCTGAATGAAAAACCTTCATAAAAAATACAAGACAGGAAATGAGTTCTATTGGGAAAATCAGGATTATACAGAGCTTGTTGTACAGGGGgatgttaacatgatttaaagCTTTGAGAACACACACTCTCCTTTTTAAAACTGTTATGTATACTTCTTGTTATGATGTCAACAGGATAAAACAACATATCCTTACAGTCGAATACATTATCTTTAAAAGACTGGGTtggtaaaattattttaatgtttgtgaaagaagtctcatgctcaccataaaaataactaatataCATATTATAACGAAAAATAAAGTATCTGTTTCCATTCAttctattttaattatattttaagatatatatTCCAGTgctggcaaagctgaattttcagcagttgtaaatccagtcttcagtgtccatgatcctttagaaatcattcatATGTGAATTTGGTtcttaagaaacattttatattattcgcaatgttgaaaacagttcaaagaacagcatttaaaaaataattgaaatCATACTGACAGTTTTGAACAATTTAATACATATTTGCTGAatacaaaaattacattttaagtgtTACATTTACACTGCTCTATGACTGGCCTGACACAACATGATTTTGACCCGTTTGTCTAAATCCTGGAAGATGGAGGAGTGTTCAGAAAATCTGTctggatatttttattattttaattttaaatattgaaTTCCATTTTGTGCAGCTAATATGCAGAAAtgacacactgcacctttaagtgaaAAGGAGAGCAGTCTATTTACTGCTCAAATCCCATTAGTGGATTAACCAAGATGGAGGGCCAGGTAGCTTTTTGTTTGCAGTGAAATTGAGTTTTGCAGTTCTAGTTACCAACTCCGTATAGAGAAAAATTGTTGTCATTTGACAAAAATGTGCAGTTCATAAAATGTGATGAATGAAAATGCATACAAAAGACTGAATGGTGACAATTTAGGGGTGTTGTTGTCAGGTAAATAAAATCAGGCATAAGCTGCTATTAACAGGCAGTGTGGTCTGTCTGGCAGAAGCAAAAACAGAATAGATCCCACGCTCACTCGGCCTTTCCAATGACtgagttcacacagcaggaaaCAGCTTATCGCAAATATTTACCATGCCTGCTCTGCCAGCAAGCCGTCATTTACACATTTGTGTGGGTTATATTGATGTGCTTTAACCTCaattaaatataacaaatatgTTACTAGCAGAGATCAGGAATCTGTCTCTGGGTTTGGGAAGCTtgaggcagattttttttttatttaagatgAGAACAGCGGGAGGAGTGTCCAAAGATGGCAAGAATATTTCAGCTATTTGAGTGCTGCCTTTGGAAtctaataaaaagaaaagaaaatcggATCCACTTGGGTACAGCTAGTCCGGAGTACAGATAGAAACCAAGTCttacaacaacaataaaagtTATTGGAAATTGAATTGTCTAGCTTTAGGATCTGTAGGCTGTGTGTGATGAATCGAGGCGAGCTCATGTCCCTCCTGTTCTCCCCATTCGCTAAATAGTCTGTGTTTTGGCATTAATGATGTTGCATAAGCAACTGTTTTTTCATGTGGCTTATTCCAGTCGGCTGGCATTTTGTCAGTAGGATCTCAGGCATTAAaaagaccacacacacacacactgaaaaggAAGGAAAAACAACATTAAATAGGGGGTAGGGTACTCACAGGTCTGCTCCTGAGCCATAGATGGAATATTTGACCACACCCCAAAGACCAGAATCAGGATCTGTGGCCTGCAGAGAGCATAAGGAGCAAATGTCATCAACTAGCATCTGTTCCCATACATAACTGAGATGCCAACATCTATGTAACGGAACAGATGACGTTTAGAGCCAAAAGGCAAAACATTAGGAGCGATATGGGATTTGCTAATCAGGCTACGTCACTATTTCCCTTGTACTCATGGCTGTAGCATGTCCTCAAACGTCAAAATCCGTCAGGTCATTTAGTAAATTGTAGTCCACAAACAGGATAACTCCTATGTGGCGAGAACCTGCTTACACAGGGTGAGGGTTTATCTCAATAGGGTTCAATCTCTCTATCCACTGATGAAGGGCAGAGTGGAACAAGTTTAGCATCGTACCAGCATAATGCTTAGACTTGGAGAATAACTCAGGGGCATAGTCAGAAAAACATTTTCCTTATTATACTTATGTTTCTAAGtctcttttttttatatcatacagtaaatctgtaaaaatgtattccagagctgtcaaagctgaattttcagcaagacagtcttcaatgtcacatgatcttttagaaatcattctaatatgctgatttggtgctcaagtaacttttattattattatcagttgaatccagttgtgctgcttaataatgAATAGAAACCTTACAAGAACAGTGTATttattgtaaaattataaatgtctttacagtcacttttgataaatgtaatgcatccttgctgaataaagatttctttaaaaacaaaaacaaatattagcctacttattccaaacttttgaatggtagtgtatttcACCTTGTTTTTCACTATGACATGTTTGTtcatataaaattaaaatgagcaTGATCAGCATAATAGTTTCAGTATCATAGTAGTTGTATCATTTTGTTTGAGTATTCCGACACAAAAAAAGAGATTGTTTCCGTCACCTGAGTGCTATAATAATGTGACCATATCCTCATGATATTTTTGTCTATTAAAACACAAATCTGGGGTTTTAGCGTTACACAACTGAATGAAAATGATAGCCATCTGGCAGCTTAACACGGCACGTAATAGACTGTTTAACAAGCATTCACATACTGAGCATGATTTGGGATTCTGATCCAACCCCTCAAATGTTATATTTAGATTAATAATGCGTATAATGCGTCTTTTTTCCATAAACAGAGCACATTCTGGAGAGGATGGCAAACATGTTAATCTTTTTGTGGTTATAATGTCTAGAGTGTTCTGTACTCACTGTCACAGACACAACATTGGATCCTCCGGGTGAATTTTCTGGAATCCGGGCGATGTAAAAATCAGAAGTGAATTTTGGAGTGTTATCATTGGTGTCTAGCAGATGAATGATTATGTCTGCCGTGGCACTGAATCTCTCAGGTGTGTCAATCTCTACAGCAAGGAGCTGGAAACAATAGGCACAACACATATCTGCAACTGGTAGTatattattaacaataataGTTAGGAACATTCTCATGGTACAATTAACAAAATCATTTGGCAGATTTAAGTTCAGTTAGCATTTAGCACAAAatgaattgtattttttataagCCATGTCCATGTCATGTCAATTACACttttacagtattaaaaaaatacttttatttacatcaaaatatttgttaatactagggatgtcacaaaactcaatataatattgaaccattcggtacggcattcatggttcaatatgctggtgaattgcgtttttttttttccagttatgcatttaattaattatttccatttaatatattcaaatattcctctcagtttatttcggctctttttgagtgtgcctgtgagtctacgctCCAATTTGAGctaatatccaatcatatgcactcaAGTTAAGGGGTGTTTACCCACGTTTTAAAGCTTTGCcgattaaacatttcatttgcgtgcatgcactgttttgcattgagcgtgcgcactaaacgtctgtcaaacacgtgattactggacagtcttactgtgctaatactgtcaaatacacacaaggttacaataaacacagtcggttatgtctaaagtgaaagtaaaatcgcatGCGTCTATATATGAGATGtgagcaggtcttcaattgacagcagcagcctagtgaaccgcttgtccttaaagggacagttcacctataaaatgatgttaataacaaacaaaaaaagacctttaatacagtagcttttaataaatgttgtatattgaagactatgtagttttaatttaagcctacatttattcattcaatttcatacttaaatgctactgtacatctctgagctgccactgtaaatctttaatAGAATAGCACAAAAAAATGACCCAAACCAACAGACCGTGGTTAAAACcagaggtatgtattgaacctgggactaactgtattgttgcatccctagttAATACATTGATATTTCAGATCATTCATCTTTCTGCTGCAAATTTGTAGGTTCATTATTTGTCCATATACTCAGGATTGAgcacataatatataatatacttttcttaaagggatagtgaaaatgaaaatgtgatgtgcTTACCCTCGGGGCATCCAAGaagtaggtgtgtttgtttctctagtagaaaacaaataaagatttttaactccaaccgttgctcttATAATGCATGCCAATGGAGTGTTTTCTATGACAtatcactatgagagtaaaacacagacatacgaatccaaaatataccctgtggctcgtggcgacacattgagaTCTTAAGAAACGAAACGATCAGTTTTtgcgagaaaccgaacagtatttgtgttatttgtttttacctcatatcagacgaatctcatcaaGTATTTTTAACGCCATTATTTCTGTCAAGTAAGGTCAAAAAcctggcgcgatcatagatatatatttacatagatgcctcatttgaCCAATCTGCTCCATCcgtgcaggcactaatgaggaatctatacatatatatgtctATGATCATGCCAGGTTTTTGACCTTCTTTGATggaagtaatggcgttgggaatactagatgagatacGCCTGATATGAGgttaacaaattaaataaatactgttcgaaACCAATCATTTCGTCATTGTGTCACCGCAAACcaaagggtttaatatggattcgtgtgtctatgtgttttttactctcatagtggctcttATAGAAATACACCCAATGACATGCTTTATAcaagcaacagttggagttaaaaatcttcatttgtgttctactggagaaacaaacacacctatatcTTGAATGCCCTGGggaaagcagataaacatcacattttcatttttgggtgaactacgcCTTAAAACAGTTCccataaatatacatttacctTAAATGTCAGGAATTGTGATTTCTCAAAATCCATTGCAGCAGAATCCTCTACAAGGACAGTGACTTGAGCTTCATTCAAAACAGTTTGAGGGACCACTCGTAACATGCGGCCTGGGCCCACCAGTCTGAGGTGGAATTTTGCATTTGATCCCTAAGAAAAAGCATATAGTTTAAAAACTTCTCAATAATATAgagatttattaaatacatagaAATGCAATACTTTTAAAGCCATTTTAAATCATCGCTAGACAATGAATTGTGCATATCAATGTGATAGGCTGAAtaactaaaaatattattgtgtaaTATATGACAACAGCTTGAAAGAGACCCACGTGCTTGTTTGGGTGCTTTCCTGTGTTTTATGTAACAGATAATAATGTTCTACAATGACTGAACAGTGCTCATAAAAAATATGGAAGTAATACATTAAACTAATGGTGTCTTATCCtgttgatttttaaataatagttGATCTGCACTACAAAACTACTCTAACGCTCAATCAGCTTTTATTAAATTCTCTTAAAATGAAGAACAGATAGCCAGATTTTCTTTCTAATGTCTAAAACAAATGGTCCCCACCTGGTCGGAGTCGTTGACTGTGATTTTCAAGCCCCTCAGGAACTCTCCCTCAGGAGGATGCTCATACATAGTTAACTCGAACACGTTCTGCGGTCCATTCTCTCCAAAGAATGTGGGTGGATGGTTGTTCAGATCCACTACCTTAATGGTCACTGTGGTGACTGCAAAGTCCAAGCGTTTTCCTTCTGGACTAACCTCTGAAGCCTGAGAAAGCAAGAAATTACTGATTATAATAAATACAGCTAATTACATGAATTGTTGCATTAATTGGCTCGAAATACTCGTTATATATATAAGCATGTTTAAAAGAGATGTAACTAAAATGCATGGACAGAGATAGATTTTAGTAATGGAATTAGAAATTAGCTTAAGCTCTGTCTCAAGTTAGAGTTCAGAGGGAAGCAATGTCCAGTAACCGTTTGGTAGCCAACATTTGAtagctgaaaaaaaaatctaacttgGGATACAATAGAATAGAAATAGAGATTTTAACCTTGACTTTAATATTAAAGACTTCTCTCTTCAGGTCTGCTGGGTACACCTTCAGAGTGATACATCCACTGGTTTTATTGATGGAAAAAACCCCATCTGCTCCTGAATACATTTAATTGGAAATTTGAGTGAAAAGTCATAATAAATTTCCTTTCCAGCCATGAAAAGATGtgcaaaacaaatgcatttCCATATTAACCAATAATACTTACCAGAGTCTATTGAATAGATGATTGGATTTGGATTATCCATGTCGCCATCTTTGGCAAAAATTGTAAATATCTCAGATCCCTGTCAAAAGATCCCTGTAATTAGATCTTAGAAAAGGAGCAGTATAGTTTaaacaattaataaaataattgatctttacaactgaactgaatcaacactgaactcacTTTAGCTGAACAATGACACGTTTTTCTttttagagctgctttacagcagaatcAAACTATATTTGcatcattaaatcattatttttctGACGATCACAGTAaagctgcattgaaacaatTTGTATTATATAAAGCTCCATAAatataaaggtgacttgacacaAATAAATTAGCAGTAAAAATTAACAGATAAAGTAGGGAGAAgatatttgaatgtatttttagCAAGTTATGTTCAACTGTAATGCTTCcttaatatttgatttgattgaGTAAATGCTATCTTAACAGCaatcttgtcttgacagcatcAGAGCatcattatttgtttttttgaaaaaaattcatacttttattcatcaacaaaaattaaatggatcaaaagtgaagacagtgaaaacatgcattaatattaaaaaaaattctatttgAAATAAAAGCTGTTCAAAAAAATTTAACAAGTTTTGCCCAAAacttttaagcagcacaactgtttccaacgacagcatattagaatactttatgtaacattttaaaatatatcaaatagaaaACACTATATTTTAACtgcttttaaattataataatatttcacaatataaatgttttttctgtatctgtgatcaaataaatgcattcttggtgagcataagagacttctgttaaaaacattaaaaatatattactgaccccaaactttagtctgtctatctatatatcataattattAGAAATGTATCGCTTTAAATTACACTGAAGCACAATGGACTTGTAGAGTGCTTGTAAGAAATCATGGTGTAGTGTTACAATGGATACTCACAGGCGAAGAGACCTCATAGACATAACCAAAGTAAGGAGTTCCAACAAACACAGGAGGAGTGTCTTGAGTGTCAATCACATTTATCGTCAGAGTGGCAGATGATGACATCACTTGTTGCTTGCCCTTGTAAATGCCACCCCCATCCTGAAAACAAAACGTTTATATTTCATTATgatgcaaaaaataataatagccaAAGGATTAAAAATGATGCAGAGCAGATAAAGGTTGGACAAAACCAAACCGCTCCCTCTCACCTTTGCCACCACAGTGATGAAATGTGTGCGGGATTTCTCATAATCGAGGGCTTCGCCTGGTTTTATCCGCAGCACGCCACTATGGTGGTCGATGGCAAACTTTGTGCTCGGTTCACTGCTCTGGAATTAAGAACAAACAGATTCTAATGTAACTATATGGATTCCCAACTGTCTATGAGCTTGTGATAAAATAGTCAATTATTAATAGTATGAAGAGACAGGGATGAAATATCCATACTCCATATTATCTctgatctttcaagtattcatattcttgtgtaatcgacacgccatcctaaataaacctgtatcttgcgtgatacccagaaatttagaatattcagatctaatatgatttctgacctgtaaggttgccagaataataatcatacagtgtgtgttaataggcttctccaaaggtttatttttctccatcatgccctgatggagttttggttccttgccattgttgcctttggcttggcttgctcagttggggacactaaaattatgatccaagttattcaactaaatatacaaataaaattaattaattaggtcttatttaattctataaactataatactgatctgccaacattgtcgctctatgataaattaaaataagctgataacatcacagttttctccagaacgactgtacagccaaatctaattttgttgcaatattgtcctgtttaacactgtgaagctgctttgaaacaatcctcattgtaaaagcgctatataaataaagttgattgattgatatttgTTTGTGCATGTATATGATCTGTTCGATCAGATCCAGACCTGCCTAAAATACCTTGATCGAAGGTCAGATATTATTTCCTCAATGTGAAGTATTAGTATAATTTCTAGGCATACACAAAGGAAAAGAGTAAGGTTTCAGTGTATTTAAGTGTTGTCATCATGTCGCGGAGAAGCTGTGCGTTTAGGTGAGAAAGCAAAACCCCTTTTGCTTTCATAGGTTAATCAGAGGTTAAGATTTCTTTCTAAAGCTGTACAACCCAACAGTTTGCTTGTGCATAGCACATTTTACAGAGGACATATGACACCGGCTATGACTATCTACAACTGTGAAACGTTCCGCTCAAGTCATGCTTGCAAAGTTAGTTCCACTCGATTGGCTTGTTCATCAGCTTTGATACCCAGGAACTGATACGGTAAAAACTGtaacattattattactaaCTATGGGTTTACAAATGCTTTAAAAGCATTGGAAACTGAAGCTTGCGTTAATTGTAAGGGCCGTTCAATTTCTGACACATACTTGAGGTGTTCGGCATCTGGATCTAATGTCCAATCAGAGCACTGAGAGCTTTTTGGGAGGGGCTTTGTAGAAATTAGCATGTTTCAGACAGACTGGAAATATAGGTACTGCAATGCACAGTgttacaaaaaaagtgttttatgaACATTAAAGTATGTTAACTTATTCTACTACAcctaataaacaaaataaatagcatcatatgacccctttaaatgcaattttaaatgtgcttatagatttattttatttatgaccCATTTATATGGATATATACTATACGACATTGCA
This window encodes:
- the cdhr1a gene encoding cadherin-related family member 1a isoform X1; its protein translation is MFVCVYLCSCVHVWTHLCSTYQTDCPCLHRQVGDWLSSEQAQTDYAPYFYDNGPNSNNGNMAMFNLSEDTPKGTQIYVLNGTDPEGQPVKYGMTFEPGYKEYFRVHPKSGAVTLIEELDREAQDDIEFFVSISDGLNKVVEKVSVIVTDANDERPQFQNMPSIVDVPENTTSGSSIYKVQAVDRDIGSGGSVTYFLQSSEPSTKFAIDHHSGVLRIKPGEALDYEKSRTHFITVVAKDGGGIYKGKQQVMSSSATLTINVIDTQDTPPVFVGTPYFGYVYEVSSPGSEIFTIFAKDGDMDNPNPIIYSIDSGADGVFSINKTSGCITLKVYPADLKREVFNIKVKASEVSPEGKRLDFAVTTVTIKVVDLNNHPPTFFGENGPQNVFELTMYEHPPEGEFLRGLKITVNDSDQGSNAKFHLRLVGPGRMLRVVPQTVLNEAQVTVLVEDSAAMDFEKSQFLTFKLLAVEIDTPERFSATADIIIHLLDTNDNTPKFTSDFYIARIPENSPGGSNVVSVTATDPDSGLWGVVKYSIYGSGADLFFIQADSGIIYTQPWASLDAEVKSKYNFYVKAEDTEGKYSLAEVFVTILDLNDHSPAFNENSLEKTMVIGAPVKIEATDEDAEEPNNVIEYSIMKADPDNIFDIDADTGEIKLKPYIKSMDIVQNITNQKDCTWSVVVQAKDRGSPSFSTTTVIKIDITEATQLRGPLTSFLLKSRENPMYFLGLISGVILIMVFVTVLISTIIFMRNVKSNKILPSRRIIRRRRKPRRRDDFQQPFTEEREIPTSDNLNCNNNIKVCSHHRAPPAPPNAPLMPPPLPSHYRYSDREWTVPTVSASVASKTKRRSQRGKDNPVNTALVSELKLRLEQKKMANRY
- the cdhr1a gene encoding cadherin-related family member 1a isoform X2 is translated as MAMFNLSEDTPKGTQIYVLNGTDPEGQPVKYGMTFEPGYKEYFRVHPKSGAVTLIEELDREAQDDIEFFVSISDGLNKVVEKVSVIVTDANDERPQFQNMPSIVDVPENTTSGSSIYKVQAVDRDIGSGGSVTYFLQSSEPSTKFAIDHHSGVLRIKPGEALDYEKSRTHFITVVAKDGGGIYKGKQQVMSSSATLTINVIDTQDTPPVFVGTPYFGYVYEVSSPGSEIFTIFAKDGDMDNPNPIIYSIDSGADGVFSINKTSGCITLKVYPADLKREVFNIKVKASEVSPEGKRLDFAVTTVTIKVVDLNNHPPTFFGENGPQNVFELTMYEHPPEGEFLRGLKITVNDSDQGSNAKFHLRLVGPGRMLRVVPQTVLNEAQVTVLVEDSAAMDFEKSQFLTFKLLAVEIDTPERFSATADIIIHLLDTNDNTPKFTSDFYIARIPENSPGGSNVVSVTATDPDSGLWGVVKYSIYGSGADLFFIQADSGIIYTQPWASLDAEVKSKYNFYVKAEDTEGKYSLAEVFVTILDLNDHSPAFNENSLEKTMVIGAPVKIEATDEDAEEPNNVIEYSIMKADPDNIFDIDADTGEIKLKPYIKSMDIVQNITNQKDCTWSVVVQAKDRGSPSFSTTTVIKIDITEATQLRGPLTSFLLKSRENPMYFLGLISGVILIMVFVTVLISTIIFMRNVKSNKILPSRRIIRRRRKPRRRDDFQQPFTEEREIPTSDNLNCNNNIKVCSHHRAPPAPPNAPLMPPPLPSHYRYSDREWTVPTVSASVASKTKRRSQRGKDNPVNTALVSELKLRLEQKKMANRY